The Arachis hypogaea cultivar Tifrunner chromosome 14, arahy.Tifrunner.gnm2.J5K5, whole genome shotgun sequence genome has a segment encoding these proteins:
- the LOC140178657 gene encoding uncharacterized protein, producing MVVKLKMVYCDWLDFEDGFCVIVDCKAFEVKTLHNKHTCRRDYGCNLTDRKWVTDEKLELRLKTQPKLTPREAMEHMKEYYNVQLNGKMIIRALKQAREIVLDSEKTQFGKMKDYLNEIHKSNPRSTAHMNTLPQPQGPNLFERVYINFDACKRGFRNRCRPHIGLDGYFLKGYYGNQFLFAVTQDANNLVFVIAFGVVRVENTENWKWFLNCLQDDFRANMLFGWDLMSDQQKGLIRTVKEVMPNAYHRNYVLHM from the exons ATGGTTGTGAAGTTGAAGATGGTATATTGCGATTGGTTAGATTTTGAGGATGGTTTCTGTGTGATTGTTGATTG CAAGGCTTTTGAGGTAAAGACTTTGCACAACAAACACACATGTCGCAGGGATTATGGATGCAACCTTACAGACAGAAAATGGGTTACTGATGAGAAATTGGAACTGCGATTGAAGACGCAACCGAAGTTGACACCTAGGGAGGCAATGGAGCATATGAAGGAATATTACAATGTTCAATTAAATGGAAAGATGATTATAAGGGCATTGAAGCAGGCTAGGGAGATTGTTCTCGATAGTGAAAAGACACAATTTGGGAAGATGAAGGACTATTTGAATGAGATACACAAGAGTAATCCAAGGAGCACAGCTCATATGAACACTTTACCCCAGCCACAAGGTCCAAATTTATTTGAGAGAGTGTATATCAATTTTGATGCTTGCAAAAGAGGGTTTAGAAATAGGTGCAGGCCACATATAGGGTTGGATGGGTATTTTTTGAAGGGATATTATGGGAATCAGTTTCTTTTTGCAGTGACGCAAGATGCAAATAACCTTGTATTTGTCATAGCTTTTGGTGTAGTGAGGGTTGAGAACACTGAGAATTGGAAATGGTTTCTAAATTGCCTACAAGATGATTTCAGAGCAAACATGCTATTTGGATGGGATCTGATGTCTGATCAACAAAAG GGTCTTATTAGGACAGTCAAAGAAGTTATGCCAAATGCATATCATAGGAACTACGTGTTGCATATGTGA